In the Populus trichocarpa isolate Nisqually-1 chromosome 1, P.trichocarpa_v4.1, whole genome shotgun sequence genome, one interval contains:
- the LOC7487850 gene encoding inactive LRR receptor-like serine/threonine-protein kinase BIR2, with protein sequence MKFCTFIVIFAALGATVFAEDDARCLQGVQNSLGDPEGRLATWNFGNTSVGFICNFVGVSCWNDRENRIINLELRDMKLSGQVPESLQYCKSLQNLDLSSNSLSGTIPAQICTWLPYLVTLDLSNNDFSGPIPPDLANCIYLNNLILSNNRLSGSIPLGFSALGRLKKFSVANNDLTGPVPSSFNNYDSADFDGNKGLCGRPLSKCGGLSKKNLAIIIAAGVFGAASSLLLGFGVWWWYQSKHSGRRKGGYDFGRGDDTNWAQRLRSHKLVQVSLFQKPLVKVKLGDLMAATNNFSPESIIISTRSGTTYKAVLPDGSALAIKRLSTCKLGEKQFQLEMNRLGQVRHPNLAPLLGFCVAGEEKLLVYKHMSNGTLYSLLHGTGNALDWPTRFRIGFGAARGLAWLHHGYQPPFLHQNICSNAILVDEDFDARIMDFGLARMMTSSDSNESSYVNGDLGEIGYVAPEYSSTMVASLKGDVYGFGVVLLELVTGQKPLDISTAEEGFKGNLVDWVNNLSSSGRSKDAVEKAICGKGHDEEISQFLKIACKCVIARPKDRWSMYEAYQSLKIIANEHGLTLSEQDDEFPLIFGKQGHD encoded by the coding sequence ATGAAGTTTTGTacttttattgttatatttgcAGCATTAGGTGCCACTGTTTTCGCTGAAGATGATGCGAGGTGCCTGCAAGGTGTGCAGAATTCACTTGGTGACCCAGAAGGGAGGCTGGCAACATGGAACTTTGGAAACACATCAGTTGGATTCATCTGCAATTTTGTTGGGGTGTCATGTTGGAATGATCGAGAGAATAGGATAATCAACCTCGAATTACGTGACATGAAGCTGTCAGGACAAGTTCCTGAATCCTTACAGTACTGTAAAAGCCTGCAAAACTTGGATCTTTCATCTAATTCTCTCTCCGGTACGATTCCTGCTCAAATATGTACCTGGTTGCCTTACTTAGTCACTCTTGATCTCTCAAATAATGATTTTTCTGGTCCTATACCACCTGATCTTGCAAACTGTATTTATTTGAATAACTTGATACTATCAAACAATCGTCTCTCTGGGTCTATTCCTCTTGGATTTTCTGCTTTGGGTAGGCTCAAGAAGTTTTCTGTGGCAAATAATGATCTTACCGGTCCTGTTCCTTCCtcctttaataattatgattccGCGGATTTTGATGGGAATAAGGGACTGTGTGGGAGGCCTTTATCTAAGTGCGGTGGGCTAAGCAAGAAGAATCTTGCTATTATAATTGCTGCTGGGGTTTTTGGTGCCGCTTCTTCTTTGTTGTTGGGATTTGGGGTGTGGTGGTGGTATCAGTCAAAGCATTCTGGGAGAAGAAAGGGAGGGTATGACTTTGGAAGAGGTGATGATACTAATTGGGCTCAGAGATTGAGGTCTCACAAGCTTGTTCaagtttctttgtttcaaaagCCTCTTGTTAAGGTTAAATTGGGTGATTTAATGGCTGCTACAAACAATTTTAGTCCAGAGAGTATCATTATTTCGACTAGATCAGGCACTACTTATAAGGCTGTTCTTCCTGATGGGTCGGCTCTTGCAATCAAGCGTCTTAGTACTTGTAAGCTCGGTGAGAAGCAGTTTCAGTTAGAGATGAATCGATTAGGCCAGGTTAGGCATCCAAATTTGGCACCCCTTTTGGGGTTTTGTGTTGCGGGGGAGGAGAAGCTTTTGGTATATAAGCACATGTCTAATGGGACTTTGTATTCTTTGCTCCACGGGACTGGTAATGCACTGGATTGGCCAACAAGATTCAGGATTGGTTTCGGTGCTGCTAGGGGTCTAGCTTGGCTTCACCATGGCTACCAGCCTCCATTCCTGCATCAGAACATCTGCTCCAATGCGATTCTTGTCGACGAAGACTTTGATGCTCGGATTATGGACTTTGGATTAGCGAGGATGATGACTTCCTCAGACTCTAACGAGAGCAGTTACGTTAATGGGGATTTGGGAGAAATCGGTTATGTGGCCCCAGAGTACTCGAGCACTATGGTTGCTTCACTCAAAGGAGACGTGTATGGATTTGGAGTAGTGCTTTTGGAGCTGGTGACAGGGCAAAAACCTCTCGACATCAGCACCGCTGAAGAAGGATTCAAAGGGAACTTGGTGGATTGGGTAAATAACCTCTCAAGTTCAGGTAGAAGCAAAGATGCAGTTGAGAAAGCTATCTGTGGTAAGGGACATGATGAGGAGATTTCCCAGTTCCTAAAAATTGCTTGTAAATGTGTCATTGCTCGGCCCAAGGACAGATGGTCTATGTACGAGGCTTACCAGTCCTTGAAGATCATTGCCAATGAGCATGGTTTGACATTGTCAGAGCAAGATGACGAATTTCCATTGATTTTTGGCAAACAAGGTCATGATTAA
- the LOC7496823 gene encoding uncharacterized protein LOC7496823 isoform X1 has product MAISSSPIASPLGININTKLASSSSFPNLALFNLPSKPTNRISTIVLSSYKNSGNGLTSEDKKALFEKYGLDPNQFPSQPSSSSPSLKTKRRKEIQNPGRGKQVREEDGEDKPQRTTHRLLQVLGGKAKRKKLLSPKGMDVRPMMEVVKGSAFDILQAAGGCPASLRPGRWLDLYSGTGSVGIEAISRGCSEVHFVEMDPWVVSNVLQPNLECTGFLDVSVIHTVRVESFLERAEQFVGQDSAFDFISVTPPYTQVDYGILMDQISKSPIVGEDTFIVVEYPLRTDMLDSCGCLVKINDRRFGRTHLAIYGPEWAQKKRKK; this is encoded by the exons ATGGCGATTTCATCGTCGCCAATAGCTTCTCCTCTAGGTATCAACATCAATACCAAACTTgcatcctcttcttcttttccaaaTCTCGCTCTCTTCAACCTCCCTTCCAAGCCCACCAATCGCATTTCAACCATTGTCCTCTCCTCTTACA AAAACTCAGGAAATGGACTGACGAGTGAAGATAAAAAGGCATTATTCGAAAAATACGGTCTTGATCCTAATCAATTCCCATCacaaccttcttcttcttcaccttcTCTTAAG ACAAAGAGGAGAAAGGAAATCCAAAACCCAGGTAGAGGAAAACAAGTCCGTGAAGAGGATGGGGAGGATAAGCCACAGAGGACCACTCATAGGTTACTTCAG GTGCTTGGAGGAAAGgctaaaagaaagaagttgcTCTCTCCCAAAGGCATGGATGTGCGGCCAATGATGGAGGTCGTAAAAGGTTCTGCCTTCGATATATTGCAG GCAGCTGGTGGCTGTCCTGCCTCTCTAAGGCCTGGTCGGTGGTTAGACTTGTACAGTGGCACTGGTTCTGTTGGTATTGAAGCTATCAGTCGAGGATGCTCTGAG GTGCATTTTGTTGAGATGGATCCTTGGGTTGTTTCAAACGTTTTACAACCAAACTTGGAGTGCACAGGATTTCTTGATGTTTCAGTTATACATACTGTTCGCGTTGAAAGCTTTTTAGAGCGCGCAGAGCAATTTGTGG GTCAGGACAGCGCATTTGATTTCATTAGTGTCACACCTCCATATACACAAGTTGATTATGGAATACTGATggatcaaatttcaaaatcacCCATAGTTGGAGAAGATACATTTATC GTAGTAGAATATCCTCTAAGAACTGACATGTTGGATTCATGTGGATGCCTTGTGAAG ATAAATGATAGACGATTTGGTCGGACCCATTTGGCAATTTATGGACCTGAGTGGGcccagaagaagagaaagaaataa
- the LOC7487849 gene encoding uncharacterized protein LOC7487849, with the protein MAESEKLVALKKAYADIILNTAKEAANRVMESERKALRYHHDLCNSKDEALRLLLRLKQMIDAKTIEAEITSSRQQSKIDELEAQLQEAEGVIIDLRDELRWLRDELEKVRNSQGQPSNGKLVKENESSNQNLTSEPIILSMTDLSPQTVATSDVKSAQLDQRNFNDKCRNTTEDIEQLTVLNFENYSSHDADLAAIMMTNKEPELYRNGCTQRIRALEGNLFASRLTPPGVVAEQESLIKNEVISKASNMDEGKCSVPSPKTKALEKTNFLGEEGRKRVKVCPSRRRKSRSAKAKVKRKSCLNVKKPYQPPSIVSRCKTNSVNGTVKSDGRSCTLLLVKPGNMDMKNPSKVEEKSQETNDCLTAEMIVPEGKRPRTEQSTNSVSTSSTVPLVQHSEFLQPSSVLTHCKTYSLLLHDNVKSNEDRSKVTENDVKLKPLPRLDPGLTLIRGGMDSISGSTNAKVSVKAPCRSGVAQTDANKDMEGVDDLVKEECDSNRNPTFPSNESDDQMVNVPLVYSNLKDTKTSEETTVSVMLVHSDIEVAKSSMQPYVSPSQSDNRLLKYTFQRKHKKEALSSPDKNTSVEKSNLKRKAEENLEYSPEPQKSSLINESSGDNC; encoded by the exons ATGGCAGAATCAGAG AAACTGGTGGCGTTGAAGAAAGCGTATGCGGATATAATATTGAACACGGCAAAAGAGGCAGCGAACAGAGTAATGGAGTCTGAGAGAAAAGCGCTTCGCTATCACCACGATCTCTGCAATTCAAAGGACGAGGCGCTTCGATTGCTTCTTCGCTTAAAACAAATGATCGATGCTAAA ACAATTGAAGCAGAGATAACATCCTCAAGACAACAGAGTAAGATTGATGAGCTTGAGGCACAGCTCCAGGAGGCAGAGGGTGTCATAATAGATCTTAGAGATGAGTTGAGATGGCTACGTGATGAGCTAGAGAAGGTGAGGAACAGCCAAGGCCAGCCTTCAAATGGAAAGCTtgtaaaggaaaatgaatctTCTAACCAAAATTTAACTTCTGAGCCCATTATACTCTCAATGACTGATCTGTCACCTCAAACCGTGGCAACTTCTGATGTAAAGAGTGCGCAACTGGATCAGAGAAATTTCAACGACAAGTGCCGCAACACAACAGAAGATATTGAGCAATTGACTGTCTTAAATTTTGAGAACTATTCTTCACATGATGCTGACTTAGCTGCCATTATGATGACAAACAAGGAGCCGGAGCTGTATAGAAATGGTTGTACACAGAGAATTCGTGCATTGGAAGGAAATCTGTTTGCTAGCAGATTGACTCCCCCAGGAGTAGTAGCTGAGCAGGAATCTCTCATAAAGAATGAGGTTATTTCCAAAGCGAGTAATATGGATGAAGGTAAATGTAGTGTACCTTCTCCTAAGACTAAGGCCTTAGAAAAAACGAACTTTTTAggggaagaaggaagaaagcGTGTTAAGGTTTGCCCATCGAGACGAAGAAAGAGTAGGTCTGCAAAGGCCAAAGTTAAGCGCAAGTCTTGTCTCAATGTCAAGAAACCTTATCAACCTCCTTCTATTGTTTCTCGTTGCAAAACAAACTCAGTAAATGGCACCGTTAAATCTGATGGACGTTCATGTACCTTGCTCCTTGTCAAGCCTGGCAATATGGATATGAAGAATCCGAGTAAGGTGGAAGAAAAATCGCAGGAAACAAATGACTGCCTCACTGCTGAAATGATTGTTCCTGAAGGTAAAAGACCAAGAACAGAGCAGAGTACAAATTCTGTCTCTACATCATCCACAGTCCCTTTGGTTCAGCACTCGGAATTTTTGCAACCATCTTCTGTTCTCACTCATTGCAAGACTTACTCATTGTTGCTCCATGATAATGTTAAATCTAACGAAGACCGGTCAAAGGTAACTGAAAATGATGTCAAGCTGAAGCCACTGCCTCGCTTGGATCCAGGGTTAACACTAATTAGAGGTGGCATGGACTCTATATCTGGCTCTACAAATGCTAAAGTGAGTGTAAAGGCACCCTGCAGATCTGGTGTGGCACAAACTGATGCAAACAAGGACATGGAGGGTGTAGATGATTTGGTAAAAGAAGAATGTGATTCTAATCGGAATCCCACATTTCCAAGTAATGAATCGGATGATCAGATGGTCAATGTTCCACTTGTATATTCTAATTTGAAAGATACCAAAACATCTGAAGAAACTACTGTCAGTGTAATGCTGGTGCACTCTGATATAGAAGTTGCCAAATCATCCATGCAACCTTATGTGTCTCCTAGTCAATCAGACAATAGGCTTCTTAAGTACACTTTTCAGAGGAAGCACAAGAAGGAAGCTTTGAGCAGCCCTGATAAGAACACTTCTGTTGAAAAGAGCAATTTAAAACGGAAAGCGGAGGAAAATCTAGAATATTCACCAGAGCCACAGAAATCTAGCTTGATAAACGAGTCATCTGGGGACAATTGCTGA
- the LOC7496823 gene encoding uncharacterized protein LOC7496823 isoform X2 yields the protein MAISSSPIASPLGININTKLASSSSFPNLALFNLPSKPTNRISTIVLSSYRNGLTSEDKKALFEKYGLDPNQFPSQPSSSSPSLKTKRRKEIQNPGRGKQVREEDGEDKPQRTTHRLLQVLGGKAKRKKLLSPKGMDVRPMMEVVKGSAFDILQAAGGCPASLRPGRWLDLYSGTGSVGIEAISRGCSEVHFVEMDPWVVSNVLQPNLECTGFLDVSVIHTVRVESFLERAEQFVGQDSAFDFISVTPPYTQVDYGILMDQISKSPIVGEDTFIVVEYPLRTDMLDSCGCLVKINDRRFGRTHLAIYGPEWAQKKRKK from the exons ATGGCGATTTCATCGTCGCCAATAGCTTCTCCTCTAGGTATCAACATCAATACCAAACTTgcatcctcttcttcttttccaaaTCTCGCTCTCTTCAACCTCCCTTCCAAGCCCACCAATCGCATTTCAACCATTGTCCTCTCCTCTTACA GAAATGGACTGACGAGTGAAGATAAAAAGGCATTATTCGAAAAATACGGTCTTGATCCTAATCAATTCCCATCacaaccttcttcttcttcaccttcTCTTAAG ACAAAGAGGAGAAAGGAAATCCAAAACCCAGGTAGAGGAAAACAAGTCCGTGAAGAGGATGGGGAGGATAAGCCACAGAGGACCACTCATAGGTTACTTCAG GTGCTTGGAGGAAAGgctaaaagaaagaagttgcTCTCTCCCAAAGGCATGGATGTGCGGCCAATGATGGAGGTCGTAAAAGGTTCTGCCTTCGATATATTGCAG GCAGCTGGTGGCTGTCCTGCCTCTCTAAGGCCTGGTCGGTGGTTAGACTTGTACAGTGGCACTGGTTCTGTTGGTATTGAAGCTATCAGTCGAGGATGCTCTGAG GTGCATTTTGTTGAGATGGATCCTTGGGTTGTTTCAAACGTTTTACAACCAAACTTGGAGTGCACAGGATTTCTTGATGTTTCAGTTATACATACTGTTCGCGTTGAAAGCTTTTTAGAGCGCGCAGAGCAATTTGTGG GTCAGGACAGCGCATTTGATTTCATTAGTGTCACACCTCCATATACACAAGTTGATTATGGAATACTGATggatcaaatttcaaaatcacCCATAGTTGGAGAAGATACATTTATC GTAGTAGAATATCCTCTAAGAACTGACATGTTGGATTCATGTGGATGCCTTGTGAAG ATAAATGATAGACGATTTGGTCGGACCCATTTGGCAATTTATGGACCTGAGTGGGcccagaagaagagaaagaaataa